The segment TGCTCCTTCCCATCACTCGGCTTCCATTAAAAGATACGAAAGTTTTAGCCCTTAGCAGGAATTTATTTTATAGCATATAACGTATATAACGCACATTTATACCATATTTATTTGATGACATATGTTTTATAAGACATCTTTGTGACATGTATAAGTGCTGAGGTGTCCCGCTCTCTCCGCTGGAGGCAGGGCGCTGCCGGCGCTGATCGGCTCCGCGCGGGAGCGCGGCAGCAGCGCCCGCCTGGTGCTGCTCATCTCCAACCGGCCCGGCGTGCCCGAGCTGCGCTGCGCCGCCCGCGCCGGCATCCCCACAAGGGTAAGAACCACTCCCTGCAGGGTAAGAACCACTCCCTGCAGGGTAAGAACCACTCCCTGCAGGGTAAGAACCCATCCCCATGCGGGTAAGAACCACTCCCTGCCAGCATCCCCACAAGGGTAAGAACCACTCCCTGCAGGGTAAGAACCACTCCCTGCAGGGTAAGAACCACTCTCTGCAGGGTAAGAACCCATCCCCACGCGGGTAAGAACCACTCCCTGCAGGGTAAGAACCCATCCCCACGCGGGTAAGAACCCATCCCTGGTGGGGTTAAGAATACCCCCTCCCTGCCGGGTAAGAACCCATCCCTGGTGGGGTAAGAAtaccccctccctgctgggtaAGAACCCATCCCTGCCGGAATCCCCACCCGGGTAAGAACCCATCCCTGCTGGGTAAGAACCCATCCCTGCCAGGTAAGAACCCATCCCTGCTGGGTAAGAACCCATCCCTGCCGGGTAAGAACCCATCCTCACCTGGGTAAGAACCCATCCCCACCTGGGTAAGAACCCATCCTCACCTGGGTAAGAACCCATCCTCACCTGGGTAAGAACCCATCCCCACCTGGGTAAGAACCCATCCTCACCAGGGTAAGAGCCCATCCCCACCTGGGTAAGAACCCATCCCTGCCGGGTAAGAACCCATCCCTGCTGGGTAAGAACCCATCCCTGCCGGGTAAGAACCCATCCCCACCTGGGTAAGAACCCATCCCCACCTGGGTAAGAACCCATCCCCACCTGGGTAAGAACCCATCCCCACCTGGGTAAGAACCCATCCCCACCTGGGTAAGAACCCATCCCTTCAAGGGTAAGAACCCATCCCCACCTGGGTAAGAACCCATCCCTTCAAGGGTAAGAACCCATCCCCACCTGGGTAAGAACCCATCCCCACCTGGGTAAGAACCCATCCCCACCTGGGTAAGAACCCATCCCTTCAAGGGTAAGAACCCATCCCTGCCGGGTAAGAACCCATCCCTGCCGGCATCCCCACCCAGGTAAGAACTCATCCCTACTGGGGCAAGCACCCATCCCAACCCGAGTAAGCACCCCTCCCTACCGGGGTGAGCACCCTCATCCTCACTGGGGTGAGCACCCATCCCTTACAGGTTAAGTGCCCCTCCCCACTGCCTGTGCGTTCCCTCGGCCTCTGCGCGCTCGGGAAGGGCTCGCTGAGCTCTGAGGTTTCAGTTTCCCCATGGATGGAGCGCAGGGAGTCCTCGCTGAGCTCTGGGAGCTTTTCCCAGCTCGGCAGCgagtgctgcagcccagggaaagGGATTTAAGTGGAGGATTTGGGTCTGAGATTGCAGCCCGCGAGTCCCACGCTTTGGCTGGAATCAGGCAAACTTCAGgttctgcacagcacagaaatgtgaGGTCTGGTGGGCTTATCCCTgcttagaatcacagaatcccaggatggtttgggctgggatggactctaaagcccacccagtgccacccctgccatggcagggacacctcccactgtcccaggctgctccagccccagtgtccagcctggccttgggcactgccagggatgcaggggtagccacagctgctctgggcaccctgtgccagggcctgcccaccctgccagggaacaattcctgattcccaagagcccatccagccctgccctctggcactgggagccattccctggctcctgtccctgcagcccttgtccccagtccctctgcagctctcctggagccccttcaggccctggcaggggctctgagctctccctggagcttctctcCAGGATGAAAGCCTGTGTCTCACATTGTGCCCAGTCCCTTTCAGTGGCACCATACAAGCTTCCTCCTGCCTGTGGGCCACAAAGCAGCTCTTTGGGGCAGGAATTTGCTCTGGTTTGTTCCACAAAAAGCCCTGGCAAGGACCATCAGCATTGTCTGAGAACATCCCATGACTTGGGATGTCAAAAGCAGGAACTCGCCCTTCTGACATCAAGTGGGTTTGAGCAGTTGTTTTTACAGCTGTGCACAGATGGAAATAAACTCTGCTAGAGTCCCTGCCTGGAAAGGGTTCAGCAGTTCCTTCAGCTCCTGAGTTGGATCTACATGACATTTTTCTGActcatctctaaaaaaaaatttatcaaAATTCACTCACAATTTTCACAGGCAGGAGCATGAAGTTTTGTGAGCCCCCTGTTTGAAGGTCCTCAGGAGAATCAGGAATCAACACTCATCTGTGGGGCTGAAAATGGGAGGTGGAGTGGAAATAAAGGACTTCCTCCTCCCCTTACCAAGAGGGTCTGCCCAATTGACTCCAACGACTCCCTGGCCAAtcattccagtgcctgaccactcTTACAAGGGAAAAATTGTTTCAAATCTCcaatctgaacctcccctggtgcaatttAGGGCCATTTCCTCTCACCCTTTCACTTGGGACATggcagaagagactgaccccccATCACTGCACCCTCCTTTCAAATCGTGGAGTGTCCTGGAATTAATCCAGGAAAACTGAGCTGTTTCCTTGATGTGGCTCTTGTTGTGTTTGCCTGCTGCAGGTGATTGATCACAAATTGTACGGGAGCCGCTCGGAATTCGACAGCACCATTGACCGGGTCCTGGAGGAATTCTCCGTGGAGCTGATCTGCCTGTCAGGATTCAGCAGAGTTCTGTCCGGCCCCTTTCTCCGAAAATGGAAAGGTAAGAAACGAAATGGGAAAGAGAAACCAAAGCAGGGGTGCTTGGTCTCACCAGGATTCCATCATCAGAGCTCCTTGTGCTTTGATGAaatccctcagccctgctggcagggctggcattCCAGCAGGGggaaactgccctgggcttcccctggcactggggctgtggtgggatTCTGCTTCCcctggcagtggggctgtggtgggattctgcttcccttccctggcactggggctgtggtgggatTCTGCTTCCcctggcagtggggctgtggtgggattctgcttcccttccctggcactggggctgtggtgggatTCTGTTTCCattccctggcactggggctgtgaggggattGTGGTGGGATTCTGCTTCTcctggcagtggggctgtggtgggattctgcttcccttcccctggcagtggggctgtggtgggattctgcctcccctggcactggggctgtggtgggatTCTGCttcccctggcactggggctgtggtgggattctgcttcccttcccctggcactggggctgtggtgggattctgcttcccttcccctggcactggggctgtggtgggatTCTGCttcccctggcactggggctgtggtgggattctgcttctcctggcactggggctgtggtgggattctgcttcccttcccctggcactggggctgtggtgggattctgcttcccttccctggcactgggactgTGGTGGGattctgcttcccttccctggcactgggactgTGGTGGGATTCTGCTTCCTTCTcctggcagtggggctgtggtgggatTCTGGCTGAGGATTTTCAGAGGAACCCCTCGTGCTGCCTCAGCAGTGAGAGAGGGGCAAAATGGGGCCCCTCAAATTGGGGTGGGTCTGTGCCTTCCCCAGGGGAGGAGTTTgatcctgtccctgccagggagctgtgctggggaatcCTGCTGAACTCAACCCCTGCAGTTCCCACTCagagaaaaatgggagaaacactGATTTATGCATTCCCAGGAGGGATTTCTCCCTCCTGTGGTGCCCTGCAcgccctgacacagctccatgTGTGCCCCAAGTGAGCAGTGAGTTAATAAAGGGTGAGCAGTGAGTTGTGCCAGCTCCTGAGGCCTTGCTCAGGAGTTTCTCACTCACTGACAGCTTGGACAGGCTCctttgggaatgctgctgcacccgtgctcctgcaggagcagaattCCCTCAGATCAGAGCAGCGCTGCTCAGGGTTTGGACTGATGAGCAcacctcattttatttttaaggagatTCAGTTCAaattatcaatttttttttctcctctcacaCTGATTCCCAGGGAAAATTTTGAATGCTTCTCCATCACTTTTCCCACTCACCAAGGATGGAAATGCCCATCAAGAGCCCCTGGAAAGTGGATTCAAAGTTGCAGGCTGCACTGTGCATTTCGTCCTGGTGAGTGGCCTCAGAACTGGGAAGTTAGGAAAATCTGGAAGTTAggaatttgcttttttcttttctttctggggGTAGAAACAGGCTGAGGTAACAGGAATGTGTGGGGACCTTGGGATTGTTACCAGTAAAAACCAGGATGATTTGGTGTTGCCTGAAGCCCTGTCTCCTTCCcttgcattttggggtgggtttttttccattcctcctcctcccagaaTGTGCCAGTGATGCCTGGAGAGGCTGCCTGGAacaggggctgggcagagctgaagGAATAAAGTggggatttattgaaaggccttcaaaggatcCACCCTGGGCAGTGCAAGAGCCCGGCCgtggctgcacccaaggtggacacAGGGTCACGAGTGTCACACTTCTATAgttttgtgttatttatttatttatattggggttaattgtccaattacacTGCAGGtaatgaagtcccatcctcccaggtTGCTCTCCTCAGTTCACTGCTGTTTATACTTTTTTACTTACACCTGAGGCTGCAATGCTGTCCTTGGTTGTGGGGCTGGAGAAGGATTGTTTTGTGTGGCTGAGCTGTGAGGAGAGCTGGCCCACACTTTATAAAAGTTCAGAGTTCTGCACTAGTGCAGTAGAGAatctgggaaatgggaaagctGAGACTGAaggcagcaccagcccaggTGTCCTCCCGCTGCACCCCTGAGGTGCCAGCACTGTCCCCTCACGGGGGTGTCCCCTCACAGGGGTGTCCCCTCATGGAGGTGTCCCCTCACAGGGGTGTCCCCTCACAGGGGTGTCCCCTCATGGGGGTGTCCCCTCACGGAGGTGTTCCCTCACGGGAGTGTCCCCTCACGGGGGTGTCCCCTCACGGGGGTGTCCCCTCACAGGGGTGTCCCCTCACGGAGGTGTCCCCTCACGGGAGTGTCCCCTCACGGGGGTGTCCCCTCAcgggggtgtccctgcctcaCACCCCGCAGCGCTGTGCTCCACGCacacccccagcccttcctcagccccttccccttccccagccccttccccttccGCAGCGCTGCGGGCCCTGCCGAGCCCCGTGTGCCCGCAGGAGGAGCCGGGCGCCGCGGCCGCCATCCGCCGGGAGCCGCtggcgggcggcgcgggggctgCGCTGGAGGAGCGGCTGCGGGAGGCCGAGCTCCGGGCCTTCCCCCCGGCCCTGCAGCTCGTGGCCAGCGGCGCCGTGTGGCTGGGAGCCCATGGAAGAACCTGCTGGAGGCGGGAGAGCCAAAGGCCGGGCccgcaggaggagcagggagcggccacggaggagctggaggggctgtgggcagggccCTGAGGGGCTCTGCTCGCgtcccctcctcttcccttctccccatGTGCTTCTCTTGGATGTATCCGTATCCCAAGCTTCCATTCCCAGCCTTTTCCCTGAGCTCGCAGCTTTCGTTAAACCCCCTTGGAAAATCCAGGCTGGTTTGGAATTCCTTCGTTCTGTTTTTAAACCTGCCAAGGAGAAAATGTGTTACATGGACTGGGCTCGAGCTGTAAAACTGATCTGCTGCTTCCGAGGGGAGTTCACCCTTCCAAGGGCTCCATTTCAGGGGCAGAGCAGCGGGAGCCTCCCAGAGGAGCCCCAGAGaggatctgctgctgcaggagtgggaCAGCAAAGCCGTGGAGCTGCCGGAGAGATCCAGAGGGGCCAcggggctgctccagggctggagcccctctggagccaggctgggagagctgggggggctcccctggagaggagaagctccagggagagctcagagcccctgccagggcctgaaggggctccaggagagctgcagagagacaattgccaagggctgcagggacaggagccagggaatggctcccagtgccagagggcagggctggatgggctcttgggaatcaggaattgttccctggcagggtgggcaggccctggcacagggtgcccagagcagctgtggctgcccctgcatccctggcagtgccccaggccaggctggacactggggctggagcagccgggggcagtgggaggtgtccctgccatggcaggggtggcactgggtgggctctgaggtccctgcACACCCAAACCTGGTGTGACTATGAAATCCCATTTCACATCAGCCTCTCATGGCAAAACATCAGAGTCTGGATGAAGGTGCCTGTGCTGGAGATGGGTATTGGATTTGGGACAGATCCTCTCTGCTGGTCTCTCTGGCAGTGATCCAACAGCTCTGGTCAATAACGTGAGACTGATTTCCTGCACAGGCAGTGATTTCACTCCTCCAAGTCtttatttcctctgctttccctggctggagctgtgtgacctccctgcccacccacagcccccacaCCATGTAcagccccttccctcctccccctaCAGCCCTGGGAAATCAATTCCAAGGAAATAGTTGTAgatagattttaaaatttttttaaactttattagGCTTTATTTCAAATCCCAAAGGAGATGATTTTGCCAACATGGGAGTACCATCAGGACATCAGAGCCCAGAATAAAATCAGCTTTCTCTGTGTTAAAGGGGAGTTCTAAACCACCTCGTCTGCTTTGTGTGTGGGAAACCTGATCCTTTCAGTAAGGACATTAAAACAGTTCCATAACTatactaaaataataaaagaaaaccgCAAGTGTTGAGCTGCACAAAAACCCCAATTGTTTTCCAAATATTCGTAATTCCTGGGTGTCCCTCAGCGTTATTCCAGATGAAAACACTGGTCCAAGAATAAAGGCACTTCAGAATTCCTGAGGAATGTTTCACAGGCCAAGGACACGTTTTGTGTCAGGTCTTTTTGCTcgtgtaaaaaaataaaaacccaaatctGAGGGGAATTCATGGGAATTCACATGAGAATGCTGAGGGAAAAAGGGGCAGCAGGCACTGAATCCTGCTGACAGCAGGTTCAGGTTTGGAAATCCAGGGTGTATCAAGGGCCTGGGCAGGACAGGATCCACCACCATCAAACCAGGAAACAAATGGAGAAAGATCCAATACTTGGTGTTTTGGGAGGCCAGGTTTTCCTGGTTTGATGAGGTTTTAAGAGTGGAGGTCGCTGCCTTTGTCTCTCTACCATTGTGGTTTCCCTCTGCAACACTTCCCAACACAAGGAGGGTCCCGTTAGGGAGCAGCCCTGatggccccagggctgcccagatGCACCTGGCTGCATTGGTGTCTGCTCAGATGCACCTGGCTGCATTGGTGTCTGCCCAGATGCACCTGGCTGCATTGGTGTCTGCCCAGATGCACCTGGCTGCATTTGTCTGCTCAGATGCACCGGGCTGCATTGGTGTCTGCCCAGATGCACCTGGCTGCCCAGATGCACCTGGCTGCATTGGTGTCTGCTCAGATGCACCGGGCTGCATTGGTGTCTGCTCAGATGCACCTGGCTGCATTGGTGTCTGCTCAGATGCACCTGGCTGCTCAGATGCACCGGGCTGCATTGGTGTCTGCCCAGATGCACCTGGCTGCATTTGTCTGCTCAGATGCACCGGGCTGCATTGGTGTCTGCCCAGATGCACCTGGCTGCCCAGATGCACCTGGCTGCATTGGTGTCTGCCCAGATGCACCTGGCTGCATTGGTGTCTGCCCAGATGCACCTGGCTGCATTGGTGTCTGCTCAGATGCACCTGGCTGCTCAGATGCACCTGGCTGCATTGGTGTCTGCCCAGATGCACCTGGCTGCATTGGTGTCTGCCCAGATGCATGTGGCTGCATTGGTGTCGTTAGGAGAGCGGCTGAGAACCAAACTTTTGGGACCTGCTGCTCACAAGGAAGGGATGAGAACTAGGAAGCGCTTACAGGAGCCATGGCTGCACCCTCTGGGAACGGCCCCGGAATTCCCACTGCCGGCTTTCCTGGGATTTGACGTGAGGCAGGAGGGGGCACAGCCGGGCCCTACTTCCAGCAGATCTTGCCCGCGTCGCCCACGCGCGCGGCGCCGCTGGCCACCAGCTGCAGCGCGGCGGGGAAGGCGCGGTGCTCGGCCTCCTTGACGCGCGCCGCCAGCGTGGCCTCCGTGTCCCCCAGCTTCACCGGCACGGCCTCCTGGAAGATGATGGCCCCGGCGTCCACCTCCTCCTGCAACAGCAACAGCCTCAGCT is part of the Prinia subflava isolate CZ2003 ecotype Zambia chromosome 3, Cam_Psub_1.2, whole genome shotgun sequence genome and harbors:
- the LOC134548449 gene encoding trifunctional purine biosynthetic protein adenosine-3-like isoform X6, which codes for MERELRPWQGLPRELWSAHPCRCHLEVALSALGWGQGGRSEGGGFAAFFDLKASGYEDPILVSQTKGLGPKLQVAQVCKRHDTIGQDLVALCVNDLLAQGAEPLFFLTHLTCGKLDTEVLETIKEGIAEACRSAGCAFLGAEVTEAAAPCPPGRCDLAGFAVGAVERGQRPPGLRRAEEGDALLGLGCASIPGCAFGVVRRILLTSSLHCSSPAPGTCGGTTLGDVLLTPGKMFSPALLPVLRSGHVKGFAPTAEGLLGGISRLLPEHLSAILDALSWKMPEIFGWLYKEGNLSAEEMAQTFPCGLGAVLVVQKELAQHVLQDIQRQQEAWLVGKVVAPCHTGSHVEVENLAEALQLSCPQQPPGDSAAESPGRRKVKVAVLVSGAGRALPALIGSARERGSSARLVLLISNRPGVPELRCAARAGIPTRVIDHKLYGSRSEFDSTIDRVLEEFSVELICLSGFSRVLSGPFLRKWKGKILNASPSLFPLTKDGNAHQEPLESGFKVAGCTVHFVLPLPLPQRCGPCRAPCARRRSRAPRPPSAGSRWRAARGLRWRSGCGRPSSGPSPRPCSSWPAAPCGWEPMEEPAGGGRAKGRARRRSRERPRRSWRGCGQGPEGLCSRPLLFPSPHVLLLDVSVSQASIPSLFPELAAFVKPPWKIQAGLEFLRSVFKPAKEKMCYMDWARAVKLICCFRGEFTLPRAPFQGQSSGSLPEEPQRGSAAAGVGQQSRGAAGEIQRGHGAAPGLEPLWSQAGRAGGAPLERRSSRESSEPLPGPEGAPGELQRDNCQGLQGQEPGNGSQCQRAGLDGLLGIRNCSLAGWAGPGTGCPEQLWLPLHPWQCPRPGWTLGLEQPGAVGGVPAMAGVALGGL